One genomic window of Elaeis guineensis isolate ETL-2024a chromosome 2, EG11, whole genome shotgun sequence includes the following:
- the LOC105058805 gene encoding LOW QUALITY PROTEIN: auxin response factor 17 (The sequence of the model RefSeq protein was modified relative to this genomic sequence to represent the inferred CDS: inserted 1 base in 1 codon) — MRLSTSGLPQQTQEGEQKCLNSELWHACAGPLVSLPAVGNRVVYFPQGHSEQVAASTNKEIDAHIPNYPNLPPQLICQLHNLTMHADAETDEVYAQMTLQPLSLEEQKDPYLPAELGTPSKQPTNYFCKTLTASDTSTHGGFSVPRRAAEKVFPPLDFSQQPPAQELIARDLHDNEWKFRHIFRSQPKRHLLTTGWSVFVSAKRLVAGDSVLFIWNENNQLLLGIRRANRPQTVMPSSVLSSDSMHIGLLAAAAHAAATNSRFTIFYNPRASPSEFVIPLAKYVKAVYHTRVSVGMRFRMLFETEESSVRRYMGTITGISDLDPVRWPNSHWRSVKVGWDESIAGERQPRVSLWEIEPLTTFPMYPSAFPLRLKRPWPSGLPSLQGCKDDDIRLNYPLMWLRDGDRRMPSLSFQGLGTTPWMQPRLNASMLGIQPDMYQAVAAAALQEMRTVDXPKQTAPAILHFQQPQSLTSRSTPLLASQILHHMQPNSQQALIQPIQESHGQNQTQSQFLQHQLQHYNSFGDRQQLQPSLLQQKQQHQPQQQQHQLLQQQQHQQLQQQQQHQQSQQHQQLPQQHQQLPQQQQQQSQQQQIHQQQQQQLQQQQHQQIQQTHLSNHPQVPNAVSSLSQLASTSQSLSSSLQTISSFCRQQSFPDININPATTSDVSPLHNILRSFSPEETPNVLNLPRTSSLSTSVTWPSKRLAVESMLPTETRCLQSQVAQLGQESNISQHSVTLPPFPGRDYSLDQECNTDAQNHLLFGVHIDSSSLLMQNGMPNLRSIGSGTDSTAMPFLTIAGTDFPLNQAITSSNCIEEPGFLQSPENVGHMNPQSGTFVKVYKSGSYGRSLDITKFNSYPELRTELGRLFGLEGQLEDPMRSGWQLVFIDRENDVLLLGDDPWQEFVNNVWCIRILSPQEMQTRKEGGELPTTAPTKRFPSGSYDEYMNKQDSRNMSNGIASMLPLEY; from the exons ATGAGGCTCTCGACGTCGGGACTTCCGCAGCAGACACAGGAAG GGGAGCAAAAGTGTCTGAATTCGGAGCTATGGCATGCATGTGCCGGACCACTTGTGTCTTTACCTGCTGTTGGAAATCGTGTAGTGTACTTTCCACAGGGCCACAGTGAGCAG GTAGCTGCATCTACCAACAAGGAAATTGATGCTCACATCCCAAATTATCCAAACTTACCTCCTCAGTTGATTTGTCAGCTTCATAATCTGACTATGCAT GCAGATGCAGAGACAGATGAAGTTTATGCCCAAATGACATTGCAACCATTGAGCCTG GAAGAGCAAAAAGATCCATATCTTCCTGCTGAATTGGGTACTCCAAGCAAGCAGCCAACCAACTATTTCTGCAAGACCCTGACTGCAAGTGACACCAGTACTCATGGTGGATTCTCTGTTCCTCGCCGGGCAGCTGAAAAAGTCTTCCCACCATTG GATTTTTCCCAGCAGCCTCCTGCGCAAGAATTGATTGCAAGGGACCTTCATGATAATGAGTGGAAATTTCGTCACATTTTC CGTA GTCAGCCAAAGAGGCATCTTCTGACAACAGGATGGAGTGTTTTTGTAAGCGCAAAACGACTGGTTGCGGGTGATTCAGTCCTTTTTATCTG GAATGAAAATAATCAGTTGCTTCTGGGTATTCGACGTGCTAATCGACCACAAACAGTAATGCCTTCATCAGTATTATCAAGTGATAGCATGCATATTGGACTTCTTGCCGCAGCAGCCCATGCTGCTGCTACAAATAGCCGTTTTACTATATTTTACAATCCGAG GGCAAGTCCTTCAGAATTTGTCATACCATTGGCAAAGTATGTTAAAGCAGTTTATCACACTCGTGTTTCTGTGGGGATGCGTTTTAGAATGCTTTTTGAGACAGAAGAGTCTAGCGTTCGCCG TTACATGGGCACAATCACAGGGATTAGTGATTTGGATCCTGTGCGCTGGCCAAACTCACATTGGCGGTCTGTGAAG GTTGGTTGGGATGAGTCAATCGCTGGGGAAAGGCAGCCGAGGGTTTCCCTTTGGGAGATCGAACCTCTAACAACATTTCCAATGTATCCATCTGCGTTCCCTCTTAGACTTAAACGTCCATGGCCATCAGGACTGCCCTCCTTGCAAG GTTGCAAGGATGATGACATTCGTCTGAATTATCCACTTATGTGGCTTCGGGATGGAGACCGTCGGATGCCATCTTTGAGCTTTCAGGGACTTGGAACGACACCATGGATGCAGCCAAGACTTAATGCTTCTATGCTAGGTATCCAGCCCGATATGTACCAAGCAGTGGCTGCAGCAGCATTGCAGGAGATGAGGACTGTGG CCCCAAAGCAGACAGCACCAGCAATTCTACATTTCCAGCAACCTCAAAGCTTAACTAGCAGATCCACTCCTCTATTAGCAAGTCAGATTCTACATCACATGCAACCTAACTCTCAGCAGGCCCTCATTCAGCCCATTCAGGAAAGCCATGGTCAAAATCAAACTCAGTCTCAGTTTCTTCAACATCAGTTGCAGCATTACAACTCATTTGGTGACCGGCAGCAGCTGCAGCCATCACTACTTCAGCAAAAGCAGCAGCATCAACCACAACAGCAGCAGCACCAACtgttgcaacagcagcagcaccagcagttgcagcagcagcagcagcatcaaCAGTCACAGCAGCATCAGCAGTTGCCGCAGCAGCATCAGCAGTTGccgcagcagcagcaacaacaaTCACAGCAGCAGCAAATAcatcagcagcagcagcagcagttgcAACAGCAGCAACACCAGCAAATCCAACAGACACACTTGTCTAATCATCCGCAAGTTCCTAATGCCGTCTCAAGCCTGTCACAGCTTGCCTCTACATCTCAATCCCTGTCTTCATCCTTGCAAACAATATCTTCATTTTGCCGTCAGCAAAGCTTTCCAGACATCAATATTAACCCGGCAACCACATCTGATGTCTCTCCTCTGCATAATATATTGCGCTCATTTTCTCCTGAAGAAACACCAAACGTTCTTAATTTGCCAAGAACCAGCTCATTAAGCACTTCGGTCACATGGCCATCTAAGCGATTAGCTGTTGAATCCATGCTTCCTACTGAAACTCGGTGTCTGCAGTCCCAGGTTGCACAATTAGGCCAAGAATCAAACATCTCTCAGCACAGTGTCACTTTACCACCATTTCCCGGGAGAGATTACTCTCTTGACCAGGAATGCAACACAGATGCTCAAAACCATCTGCTTTTTGGTGTCCATATAGATTCTTCGTCTCTCTTAATGCAGAATGGGATGCCAAACCTGAGGAGTATTGGCAGTGGCACTGATTCAACAGCCATGCCATTTCTGACCATTGCAGGAACAGATTTCCCGTTGAACCAGGCAATAACGAGTTCAAATTGTATAGAGGAACCGGGATTCTTGCAATCTCCTGAAAATGTGGGCCATATGAACCCACAAAGTGGAACCTTTGTTAAG GTTTACAAATCAGGGTCCTATGGAAGGTCACTAGATATTACCAAATTTAACAGCTACCCAGAGCTGCGAACTGAGCTTGGGCGTCTGTTTGGACTTGAAGGCCAGTTGGAGGACCCTATGAGATCAGGCTGGCAGCTTGTATTCATCGACCGGGAAAATGATGTTCTTCTCCTAGGCGATGATCCCTGGCA AGAGTTTGTCAATAATGTCTGGTGCATAAGGATACTCTCACCCCAGGAAATGCAGACGCGCAAAGAAGGGGGTGAGCTTCCGACCACAGCCCCAACCAAGAGGTTCCCGAGCGGCAGCTATGATGAGTATATGAACAAGCAGGACTCGAGAAACATGAGCAATGGAATTGCTTCTATGCTGCCTCTGGAGTACTGA